From the genome of Streptococcus marmotae, one region includes:
- a CDS encoding GNAT family N-acetyltransferase, with product MQIRHVRLADLEQVHQIEQANFNPEEQIAKEVLGFYLEQEAMTCLVMEDDGNVAGYILTLPTGHATVTDDLFKRKKKVDAPCSHLAIVSLSVAEGYKGQGIGTLLIAAIKEIAVQGGYEGISLTCKDYLLSYYNMYQFEDLGVSESQFGGAVWYDMYWKCP from the coding sequence ATGCAAATTCGACATGTACGATTAGCAGATCTGGAACAGGTTCATCAGATTGAACAGGCTAATTTTAATCCAGAAGAACAAATCGCAAAAGAGGTCTTAGGGTTTTATCTGGAACAGGAGGCTATGACCTGCCTTGTTATGGAAGATGACGGGAATGTAGCAGGTTATATCTTAACACTTCCAACAGGACATGCTACTGTGACAGATGATTTATTTAAGCGGAAGAAAAAAGTGGACGCTCCCTGTTCTCATCTAGCTATTGTAAGCCTTTCGGTCGCAGAAGGCTATAAAGGCCAAGGAATAGGAACGCTTTTAATCGCAGCTATCAAAGAGATTGCAGTGCAGGGCGGTTATGAAGGTATTAGCCTAACCTGCAAAGACTACCTGCTTTCTTACTACAATATGTACCAGTTTGAAGATTTAGGGGTATCCGAATCCCAGTTTGGCGGTGCTGTCTGGTATGATATGTATTGGAAATGCCCATGA
- the murC gene encoding UDP-N-acetylmuramate--L-alanine ligase, with amino-acid sequence MTKTYHFIGIKGSGMSALALLLHQMGHQVQGSDVEKYYFTQRGLEQAGIEILPFSEDNITTDVELIAGNAFRPDNNVEIAYADAQGFSYKRYHEFLGQFMRNFTSFGVAGAHGKTSTTGLLAHVMRNITDTSYLIGDGTGRGSENAQYFVFESDEYERHFMPYHPEYSIITNIDFDHPDYFTSLEDVFQAFDDYAKQVQKGLFVYGEDAQLRRITATAPIYYYGFDEDNDFVAYDLQPSTAGSQFKVSHAGQELGQFQIPTFGRHNVLNATAVIANLFVAGFDLNLVAEHLKTFGGVKRRFTEKIVNKTVIIDDFAHHPTEIVATLDAARQKYPSKEIVAIFQPHTFTRTIALLDEFALALSEADAVYLAPIYGSARETDNGQVKVEDLAAKINKKGGVVTVENTSPLLDHDNAVYVFMGAGDIQSYEYSFERLLSNLSNNVQ; translated from the coding sequence ATGACAAAAACCTATCATTTTATTGGAATCAAAGGCTCGGGGATGAGTGCCTTGGCTTTACTCTTACATCAAATGGGACATCAGGTTCAAGGAAGTGATGTAGAAAAGTATTATTTTACCCAACGTGGTCTTGAGCAAGCAGGAATTGAGATTTTACCCTTTAGCGAGGACAATATCACAACAGATGTTGAGCTTATTGCTGGAAATGCCTTTCGCCCAGACAATAATGTAGAGATTGCTTATGCGGATGCACAGGGGTTCTCCTATAAACGCTATCATGAATTTTTAGGCCAATTCATGCGGAACTTTACTAGCTTTGGAGTGGCAGGGGCGCATGGAAAAACGTCTACAACCGGTCTCTTGGCACATGTGATGCGTAATATCACAGATACCAGTTATTTGATTGGAGATGGAACTGGTCGCGGTTCAGAAAATGCTCAATACTTTGTTTTTGAGTCAGACGAATACGAACGCCATTTCATGCCCTATCATCCAGAATACAGTATCATTACAAACATTGACTTTGACCACCCTGATTACTTTACCAGTTTAGAGGATGTCTTTCAGGCCTTTGATGATTACGCAAAGCAAGTACAAAAAGGCTTGTTTGTGTATGGTGAGGATGCGCAGCTCCGTCGTATTACTGCGACTGCACCGATTTATTACTATGGCTTCGATGAGGACAATGACTTTGTAGCCTATGATTTACAGCCCTCAACGGCAGGATCACAATTCAAGGTGAGCCATGCCGGACAAGAATTGGGACAGTTTCAAATTCCAACCTTTGGTCGCCACAATGTCTTGAATGCAACAGCTGTGATTGCGAACCTATTTGTAGCAGGATTTGACTTGAACTTGGTGGCAGAACACCTGAAAACCTTTGGTGGAGTAAAACGTCGCTTTACAGAAAAGATTGTTAATAAGACCGTGATTATTGATGATTTTGCTCATCATCCGACAGAAATTGTCGCAACGCTTGATGCAGCTCGTCAAAAATACCCAAGTAAAGAAATCGTAGCTATTTTCCAGCCACATACCTTTACACGCACCATTGCCTTGTTGGACGAATTTGCCCTTGCTTTAAGTGAAGCAGATGCCGTCTACCTAGCGCCAATCTATGGGTCAGCCCGGGAAACAGATAATGGCCAAGTAAAAGTAGAAGATTTGGCAGCTAAAATCAACAAAAAAGGTGGGGTTGTAACAGTTGAAAATACTTCTCCACTCTTAGACCATGACAATGCCGTTTATGTCTTTATGGGGGCAGGAGATATTCAGTCTTACGAATATTCATTTGAACGTCTATTATCCAATCTATCCAATAACGTTCAATAA
- a CDS encoding DEAD/DEAH box helicase: MGRLMPGRIRQEGILLYETGQVEVKQVEDRQLFLRIAEEDFCYTLDETNLSCSCHLFSQKGYCQHLAAAEYFLKNDIEGKLLEEQLSTDQVEHEETVRRTYFGGLFLDDLLASDKGGGVHYRLAIEGQLLLFDTNIDWSLKIERLPDQRSYVIRDIGAFLQAVKKGGYYQIGKNYYEPLVFQQFDAASQDVLEFLWRLIPDKKVGDLDMLVHYGRHLRLPLACFEEGLDLFMQLESFAFQHDMTSYSELHLLAFDERAECYQFTVVVHQYMIELQILERPFRELFNGRYLLVENCLYQVERKQEQILSSLKGVQVDETGIKSVQFDFQDQERLALSLLALQLVGKVKAPKRFIIRDFKPAFELSLQDEDEIVLQLILEFEQGKVRTLTELQSLPFSYHFQHLEMVEKAIQEAGFSGRFTARHPRLNGEEWYRFFSQTVAKLRALGQVHLSKDLEDRLIEMKPQITVATGGSLLDISFDFAGIAEAEIDQVVTALLEDATHFTSQTGKVVIFDEETKKISRTLQELRARHTSAGHLELNRFASYQLSQVWEHQSGIQFSKDFQQLAYDLAHPESFALPELQLNASLREYQQLGVKWMSMLDYHGFGGILADDMGLGKTLQTIAFLTSHLEEDSKVLILAPSSLIYNWQSECQTFAPDLDITVAYGTKEKREEQIRGGHQIVITSYHSFRQDIEWYQETRYDYLILDEAQVMKNSQSKIAQLLHNFEVGNCFALSGTPIENHLSELWSIFQIVLPGLLPGRMEFTKLSAVEVARLIKPFILRRKKEDVLLELPDLLEMTVLNELTDEQKVVYLAQLKQMQYRIASASDEEIQQNKIEILAGITRLRQICDTPSLFMDDYQGESGKLESLRELLRQLKEGNHRVLIFSQFRNMLDRIEREVEELGLTSYKLTGSTPAHLRQEMTTAFNAGSRDVFLISLKAGGVGLNLTGADSVILVDLWWNPAVEAQAISRAHRMGQTEKVECYRLITRGTIEEKIQALQESKKNLVTTVLDGNESRASMTVDDIREILGIVQ, from the coding sequence ATGGGTCGATTGATGCCGGGGCGGATTCGCCAAGAAGGAATCTTGCTCTATGAAACGGGACAAGTAGAGGTAAAACAGGTAGAAGATAGGCAACTCTTTTTGCGAATTGCTGAAGAAGATTTTTGCTATACCCTAGATGAGACGAATCTTTCTTGCAGTTGTCACTTGTTTTCGCAAAAGGGCTACTGTCAGCACTTGGCAGCTGCCGAATATTTTTTAAAAAATGATATTGAAGGAAAACTCCTAGAAGAACAACTTTCAACAGACCAAGTAGAACATGAGGAAACCGTACGCAGAACCTATTTTGGTGGCTTATTTTTAGATGATTTACTAGCTTCGGATAAAGGGGGAGGTGTTCACTATCGTCTAGCCATAGAAGGTCAACTACTCCTCTTTGATACCAATATCGATTGGAGCTTGAAAATTGAACGTTTGCCGGATCAACGGAGCTATGTAATCCGTGATATTGGAGCATTTTTACAGGCTGTAAAAAAGGGAGGATACTACCAAATTGGTAAAAATTACTATGAGCCTCTTGTTTTTCAACAGTTTGATGCGGCAAGCCAAGATGTACTAGAGTTTTTATGGCGACTTATTCCGGATAAAAAAGTGGGTGATTTGGATATGTTAGTCCATTATGGTCGCCATCTGCGCCTACCGCTAGCCTGTTTTGAAGAAGGACTGGACCTCTTTATGCAGTTGGAATCCTTTGCATTTCAGCACGATATGACAAGTTATTCTGAACTGCATTTGCTGGCCTTTGATGAAAGAGCCGAATGTTACCAGTTTACAGTTGTGGTGCATCAGTATATGATTGAATTGCAGATTCTAGAAAGACCTTTTAGAGAACTCTTTAATGGTCGCTATCTCTTAGTGGAAAATTGTCTCTACCAGGTTGAACGCAAGCAAGAGCAGATTCTGAGTTCTCTCAAAGGAGTACAAGTTGATGAAACAGGGATAAAATCAGTCCAGTTTGATTTTCAAGATCAGGAACGCTTAGCTCTTAGTCTCTTGGCATTACAATTGGTTGGGAAGGTTAAAGCTCCTAAGCGCTTTATCATTCGTGATTTTAAACCAGCATTTGAATTATCCCTGCAAGATGAGGATGAGATTGTGCTTCAGTTGATTCTGGAATTTGAGCAAGGGAAGGTCAGAACGCTGACAGAATTACAGTCCCTCCCCTTCTCTTATCATTTTCAACATCTGGAAATGGTAGAAAAAGCAATCCAAGAGGCTGGTTTTAGCGGACGTTTTACTGCTCGCCATCCGCGATTAAATGGAGAAGAATGGTACAGATTTTTCAGCCAGACTGTAGCCAAGTTAAGGGCCTTGGGTCAGGTACATTTATCAAAGGACTTGGAGGATCGTCTCATTGAGATGAAGCCGCAGATTACAGTAGCAACAGGTGGTTCATTGCTGGATATTTCCTTTGATTTTGCTGGGATAGCAGAAGCCGAAATCGATCAAGTAGTGACTGCCTTGTTAGAAGATGCAACACATTTTACTAGTCAGACTGGAAAAGTCGTCATCTTTGATGAGGAAACCAAAAAAATCAGTCGAACCTTGCAGGAATTACGGGCTCGCCATACATCAGCAGGACACTTAGAACTAAATCGCTTTGCCTCTTATCAGTTATCGCAGGTATGGGAACATCAGTCTGGGATTCAATTTTCAAAAGACTTTCAGCAGTTAGCCTATGATCTGGCCCATCCAGAATCGTTTGCCCTACCTGAATTGCAGCTAAATGCTTCCTTACGGGAGTATCAGCAATTAGGAGTTAAATGGATGTCTATGCTGGATTACCATGGTTTTGGTGGAATTTTGGCTGATGATATGGGCTTGGGAAAGACCTTGCAGACCATTGCTTTTTTAACTAGCCATCTGGAGGAAGATTCCAAGGTTCTCATCCTAGCTCCTTCAAGCCTTATCTATAATTGGCAGAGCGAGTGTCAGACATTTGCACCTGATTTAGATATTACTGTAGCCTATGGGACTAAGGAAAAACGAGAAGAGCAGATTCGTGGCGGACATCAGATTGTCATTACGAGCTACCATTCCTTCCGACAAGATATCGAATGGTATCAAGAGACTCGCTACGATTATCTCATCTTAGACGAAGCGCAAGTCATGAAAAATAGCCAGAGTAAGATTGCCCAGTTGTTGCACAATTTTGAAGTCGGCAATTGCTTTGCTCTATCAGGGACACCAATTGAGAATCATTTGTCAGAATTATGGTCTATTTTTCAAATTGTCTTACCAGGTCTATTGCCAGGAAGAATGGAATTTACCAAACTCTCAGCAGTAGAAGTGGCACGCCTGATTAAGCCGTTTATCCTCAGACGGAAAAAAGAAGATGTCTTGCTTGAACTGCCAGACTTGCTCGAAATGACGGTCTTAAATGAGCTGACCGATGAGCAGAAAGTGGTTTATCTAGCCCAGCTCAAACAAATGCAGTATCGGATTGCCAGTGCGAGCGATGAGGAGATTCAACAAAACAAAATCGAAATTCTAGCGGGTATTACCAGACTTCGACAAATCTGTGATACCCCAAGTCTCTTTATGGATGATTATCAGGGAGAAAGTGGCAAACTCGAAAGCCTAAGAGAGTTGCTCCGTCAACTCAAAGAAGGCAATCACCGGGTCTTGATTTTTTCACAATTTAGGAATATGCTAGATAGGATTGAGAGGGAAGTAGAGGAACTTGGCTTGACCAGTTATAAGCTGACGGGGTCAACTCCAGCCCATCTACGTCAGGAAATGACAACAGCTTTTAATGCAGGCAGTCGTGATGTCTTTCTTATTTCGCTCAAAGCAGGTGGTGTCGGACTGAATCTGACAGGAGCAGATAGCGTGATTTTAGTGGACCTATGGTGGAATCCAGCTGTCGAAGCTCAGGCGATTAGCCGCGCTCACCGCATGGGGCAAACTGAAAAAGTGGAATGCTATCGCCTGATTACACGTGGCACAATCGAAGAAAAAATCCAGGCCCTACAAGAAAGCAAGAAGAATCTCGTAACCACTGTCTTAGACGGTAATGAAAGTCGGGCCAGCATGACAGTAGACGATATCCGAGAAATTCTAGGAATAGTCCAGTAG
- the der gene encoding ribosome biogenesis GTPase Der codes for MALPTIAIVGRPNVGKSTLFNRIAGERISIVEDVEGVTRDRIYTTAEWLNRHFSIIDTGGIDDVDAPFMEQIKHQAEIAMSEADVIVFVVSGKEGVTDADEYVAKILYKTNKPVILAVNKVDNPEMRSDIYDFYALGLGDPYPVSSVHGIGTGDVLDAIVENLPAELEEENPDMIKFSLIGRPNVGKSSLINAILGEERVIASPVAGTTRDAIDTIFTDSEGQEFTMIDTAGMRKSGKIYENTEKYSVMRAMRAIDRSDVVLMVLNAEEGIREYDKRIAGFAHEAGKGIIIVVNKWDTLEKDNKTMQNWEADIRDQFQYLSYAPIIFVSALTKQRLHKLPAMIKQISESQQTRIPSAVLNDVIMDAIAINPTPTDKGKRLKIFYATQVATKPPTFVIFVNEEELMHFSYLRFLENQIRKAFVFEGTPIHLIARKRK; via the coding sequence ATGGCTCTACCAACTATTGCCATCGTGGGACGTCCCAACGTTGGAAAATCAACCTTATTTAATCGGATTGCTGGTGAACGCATTTCCATTGTAGAAGATGTGGAAGGTGTCACTCGTGACCGCATTTATACAACGGCTGAATGGCTCAACCGTCATTTCAGTATCATTGACACAGGGGGAATCGATGATGTCGATGCACCCTTTATGGAACAAATCAAGCATCAGGCAGAAATTGCCATGAGTGAGGCAGATGTCATCGTCTTTGTTGTATCCGGAAAAGAAGGTGTGACAGATGCGGATGAATATGTTGCCAAAATCCTTTATAAGACTAATAAACCAGTTATTTTAGCAGTGAACAAGGTCGATAACCCTGAAATGCGTAGCGACATTTATGATTTCTATGCCTTGGGCTTAGGAGATCCTTACCCAGTATCATCGGTTCATGGAATTGGGACAGGTGATGTCTTGGATGCCATTGTGGAAAATCTTCCAGCAGAGCTTGAAGAAGAAAATCCAGATATGATCAAGTTCAGCTTGATTGGGCGTCCAAATGTTGGGAAATCTAGTCTGATTAATGCTATTTTGGGTGAAGAGCGTGTGATTGCGAGTCCTGTTGCAGGTACGACTCGAGATGCGATTGATACAATCTTTACGGATAGCGAAGGTCAAGAATTTACCATGATTGACACAGCCGGTATGCGTAAATCTGGAAAAATCTATGAGAATACAGAGAAATACTCTGTCATGCGTGCTATGCGTGCCATTGACCGTTCTGATGTGGTCCTCATGGTCTTGAATGCTGAAGAAGGAATTCGTGAGTATGATAAGCGGATTGCTGGTTTTGCTCATGAAGCAGGAAAAGGGATTATCATCGTTGTCAATAAGTGGGATACCCTTGAAAAAGACAATAAAACTATGCAGAATTGGGAAGCAGACATCAGGGACCAATTCCAATATTTGTCTTATGCACCGATTATATTTGTATCGGCTCTGACCAAGCAACGTTTGCATAAATTGCCTGCCATGATTAAGCAGATTAGCGAAAGCCAGCAGACACGGATTCCGTCTGCGGTCTTGAATGATGTCATCATGGATGCCATTGCCATCAACCCAACGCCTACTGACAAGGGCAAACGCCTCAAGATTTTCTATGCGACCCAAGTGGCGACCAAGCCACCTACCTTTGTCATCTTTGTTAACGAGGAAGAACTTATGCATTTCTCTTACCTGCGTTTCCTTGAAAATCAAATCCGCAAGGCCTTCGTCTTTGAAGGCACCCCCATTCATTTAATTGCTCGTAAACGCAAGTAA
- a CDS encoding NADPH-dependent oxidoreductase yields MNETIDLMLSHSSVRRFTEEPISEEHLQTIISAGRAASTWKNFQSYSIIVVRSNEKKEALHALTPQPAILQADTILLFVGDHYRASKAAELHQSAFDAKGPENLLISSVDAALAGQNSLLAAESLGYGGVFIGMIRHVACEVAALFKLPDYTYPIFCIALGKPNQHFPVKPRLPHDAIVFQEEYKEQGLETILAYDQVQSDYAGARQKETWSERLVAQFGQAEQASTKTLLKEKQLL; encoded by the coding sequence ATGAATGAGACCATTGATTTGATGTTATCCCATAGCTCTGTTCGTCGATTTACAGAAGAGCCTATTTCAGAAGAGCATTTACAAACAATCATCAGTGCAGGACGTGCAGCCTCGACATGGAAGAATTTTCAGTCGTATTCCATTATTGTTGTGCGTTCAAACGAGAAAAAAGAAGCACTTCACGCTCTGACTCCTCAGCCTGCGATTTTACAGGCCGATACGATTTTGCTCTTTGTAGGAGATCATTATCGTGCTAGTAAGGCGGCTGAATTGCATCAATCCGCTTTCGATGCGAAAGGACCAGAAAATCTTTTGATTTCATCGGTTGATGCGGCATTAGCTGGTCAAAACAGTCTCCTAGCAGCTGAAAGTTTGGGCTACGGAGGTGTATTTATTGGGATGATTCGCCATGTAGCATGCGAGGTAGCAGCTCTCTTTAAGTTACCAGACTACACCTATCCTATTTTCTGTATTGCTTTAGGAAAACCAAACCAGCATTTTCCTGTTAAACCGCGTCTACCTCATGATGCCATTGTCTTTCAGGAAGAATACAAGGAACAGGGACTAGAGACGATTCTTGCTTATGATCAAGTTCAATCAGACTATGCAGGAGCTAGACAGAAAGAAACCTGGTCGGAACGTCTGGTCGCTCAGTTTGGTCAAGCAGAGCAAGCAAGCACGAAAACACTTTTGAAAGAAAAACAGTTACTATAG
- the dnaI gene encoding primosomal protein DnaI: MKAVQDKVPQDVGPGRKSYQELYQEIVQDEEVADFIRQHQLSEDVVTRSISKFFEYVTERNKFLRKDASYVAVGYQPVLVMNAGYADVSYLETPELVEYRKAEAVKNRIQLINLPASLKNITIADVDLNDENRVEVMKAITEFVKQAGQDNKGLYLYGNFGVGKSYLMAFLANLLSKTHQMSTTMLHYPTFVVEIKNAIGEGLVKEKIDTIKTAQVLILDDIGAEQHSSWVRDDVLQVILQHRMQENLPTFFTSNFSFSDLERHFAAGRSGDETWQAKRVMERIRFLATELQLGGVNRR; encoded by the coding sequence ATGAAGGCTGTTCAAGACAAGGTACCACAGGATGTTGGACCGGGGAGAAAATCCTACCAAGAACTCTATCAAGAGATTGTTCAGGATGAGGAAGTAGCTGATTTTATCCGTCAGCACCAGTTATCAGAGGATGTAGTGACACGGTCAATTTCAAAGTTCTTTGAATATGTAACAGAGCGCAATAAGTTTTTGCGTAAAGATGCTTCCTATGTTGCAGTGGGTTACCAACCTGTTCTTGTAATGAATGCAGGCTATGCAGATGTTTCTTATTTAGAAACGCCAGAATTGGTGGAATATCGCAAGGCAGAGGCGGTTAAAAATCGTATTCAGCTCATCAATCTCCCTGCTAGTTTGAAAAATATTACGATTGCAGATGTCGACCTCAATGACGAAAATCGGGTTGAGGTTATGAAAGCTATTACTGAATTTGTCAAACAGGCAGGTCAGGACAATAAGGGCTTGTACCTCTATGGCAATTTTGGGGTTGGAAAGAGTTATCTCATGGCCTTTTTAGCCAATCTCTTATCCAAGACACACCAGATGTCAACTACCATGCTTCATTACCCAACCTTTGTTGTGGAAATCAAAAATGCCATTGGCGAAGGGTTGGTCAAGGAGAAAATTGATACCATTAAAACGGCACAAGTATTGATTTTAGATGACATTGGTGCCGAGCAACATAGTTCGTGGGTGCGCGATGATGTATTGCAGGTCATCTTGCAACACCGTATGCAGGAAAATTTACCGACCTTTTTCACCTCGAATTTTTCTTTTTCAGATTTAGAGCGTCATTTTGCAGCAGGTCGATCAGGTGATGAAACCTGGCAGGCCAAGCGAGTAATGGAACGCATTCGATTTTTAGCAACTGAATTGCAATTAGGAGGAGTGAACCGCAGATGA
- a CDS encoding DnaD domain protein has product MKPNDLYSYIRKNVVSPNWLSFILCYQPIIGLEAAAVYQFLWASYDHGAGKYPLSRILNHVNMGIPHLEQALDVLGAMQLLAIYQKGDSYVFRLAEPLAKEDFLDNPLYQNLLAKKIGEPAVEELIVSKPVTDTEVTKSFSDVFSMTGDIPLKPFQNPSFDLQAFKTMMARDQLRFQNERDDVIALYHLAEKNGWDWMQAYTIAKETANGQVIRVNRMEQKAEVKPVVVTGLTKQEQAIVRESRAKTALEFLTLLKETRHATVTMSERKCLQQLVDLGLLDEVINVIVLYTFNKIDSANLQEAYALKLGNDFSYKQIRSAEQAVQHLRDSKGQGRKKQDAPAKKSNVPEWSKQEVKTERTEQGQAELAALYRELEAMETKGEG; this is encoded by the coding sequence ATGAAACCAAATGATCTCTATTCTTACATCCGAAAAAATGTGGTGAGTCCGAATTGGCTGAGTTTTATTCTTTGTTATCAACCGATTATTGGCTTGGAAGCAGCGGCAGTCTATCAATTTTTGTGGGCTAGCTATGACCATGGTGCAGGTAAATACCCACTTAGTCGTATTCTGAATCACGTGAATATGGGAATTCCTCATTTAGAACAGGCACTAGATGTTCTTGGAGCCATGCAACTGTTAGCCATTTATCAAAAGGGAGATAGCTATGTTTTTCGCTTAGCAGAACCGCTAGCCAAAGAAGATTTTCTTGACAATCCCCTGTATCAAAACCTATTGGCTAAGAAAATTGGTGAGCCAGCTGTTGAGGAACTCATTGTGTCTAAACCAGTAACTGACACGGAAGTAACCAAATCATTTTCAGATGTCTTTAGTATGACGGGCGATATTCCCCTAAAACCCTTCCAAAATCCAAGTTTTGATTTACAGGCTTTCAAAACCATGATGGCACGTGATCAGTTGCGTTTTCAAAATGAAAGAGATGATGTTATTGCCTTGTATCATTTGGCAGAAAAAAATGGTTGGGATTGGATGCAGGCCTATACTATTGCAAAAGAGACTGCAAATGGTCAGGTGATTAGGGTCAACCGGATGGAGCAAAAGGCTGAGGTAAAACCTGTTGTTGTGACGGGTTTGACCAAGCAAGAACAAGCTATCGTTCGAGAGAGTCGTGCAAAAACTGCTCTTGAATTTTTAACGCTCTTAAAAGAAACACGTCATGCGACAGTAACGATGTCAGAGCGTAAGTGCTTGCAGCAATTGGTCGATTTGGGCTTGCTGGATGAGGTGATCAATGTGATTGTTCTCTACACCTTTAACAAGATTGACTCAGCCAATTTACAGGAAGCCTATGCCTTAAAGTTGGGGAATGATTTTTCCTACAAGCAGATTAGGAGTGCGGAACAGGCTGTCCAACATTTACGAGATAGTAAGGGACAGGGTCGCAAGAAACAGGATGCTCCTGCTAAAAAAAGCAATGTGCCTGAATGGAGCAAGCAAGAAGTGAAAACCGAGCGGACTGAGCAAGGACAGGCAGAGCTGGCTGCACTCTACCGTGAATTAGAGGCCATGGAAACGAAAGGAGAGGGATAG
- the nrdR gene encoding transcriptional regulator NrdR: MRCPKCTSIKSSVVDSRQAEDGNTIRRRRECEQCGYRFTTYERVEEKTLVVVKKDGTREQFSREKIFNGIIRSAQKRPVSSSEIEEVVSRIEQRVRAHSDSEVESDLIGNLVMEELVELDEITYVRFASVYRSFKDVGELENLLKQITKGSKARR, translated from the coding sequence ATGCGTTGCCCGAAATGTACCAGTATAAAATCCAGCGTTGTTGATAGTCGTCAGGCAGAAGATGGCAATACCATTCGCCGCAGAAGAGAGTGTGAGCAGTGTGGTTACCGTTTTACCACCTATGAGCGAGTAGAAGAAAAAACCTTGGTGGTTGTTAAGAAGGATGGAACTCGTGAACAGTTTTCCCGTGAGAAAATTTTCAACGGGATTATTCGTTCTGCCCAAAAACGCCCAGTATCCAGTAGTGAAATTGAAGAAGTCGTCAGCCGAATTGAACAAAGAGTGCGTGCCCATAGTGATAGCGAAGTTGAGAGTGATTTGATTGGGAATCTGGTCATGGAAGAATTGGTCGAATTGGACGAGATTACCTATGTTCGGTTCGCTTCTGTCTATCGTTCCTTTAAGGATGTCGGTGAACTGGAAAACCTGCTCAAACAAATTACCAAGGGTAGTAAGGCTAGAAGATAG
- a CDS encoding AI-2E family transporter: MKKSSFTEKLLLIGFAALVLLAVLNYSDIYGSIKVLLSSMHALFIGAIFAFILNVPMKKLEDMIEKVSFLRKSKRTLAIIGVLIAFILIVAGVVVIILPTLVTTVSQLVTVTNQAIPQLIGTLQDSGFLSSKLGSQLNSYVTQFTDWSKLSGFATAFLTGLANNVTGIFSNVLTLIMAFFFTLSILGSKEQLQDMTVKLLQAAFPEKVVRVIAYIGEVIVETYDRFLMSQIVEAVIIGLLVFVSYSLFSIPYAGMAGILSGVLSFVPYIGPLSACLISALFVSVQNPWLALWSVVLFQIIQLIEGNVIYPRVVGQSVGLPTLFTLAAALIGGNLFGLLGMVFFTPIFAVIYRLVREWTYARLEAKETEGQTAKQKG, encoded by the coding sequence ATGAAGAAAAGTTCGTTTACAGAGAAACTGTTATTGATAGGCTTTGCGGCCTTAGTTTTGTTGGCAGTACTGAATTATTCGGATATTTATGGTAGCATTAAGGTCTTGTTGTCTAGTATGCATGCCTTGTTTATTGGAGCGATTTTCGCTTTTATTCTCAATGTTCCGATGAAAAAATTGGAAGATATGATTGAGAAAGTGTCTTTTTTGCGAAAAAGTAAGCGGACACTCGCTATTATTGGCGTCTTAATTGCTTTTATCTTGATTGTCGCAGGGGTAGTCGTCATTATCTTACCGACCTTGGTAACGACGGTGTCTCAATTAGTCACGGTTACCAACCAAGCGATTCCACAGCTGATTGGTACCTTGCAGGACAGTGGATTTCTATCAAGTAAATTGGGAAGTCAGCTGAACAGCTATGTCACGCAGTTTACAGACTGGTCGAAGTTGTCAGGCTTTGCGACAGCTTTTCTTACAGGATTAGCCAATAATGTGACCGGTATCTTTTCAAATGTGTTGACCTTGATCATGGCTTTCTTTTTTACTCTAAGTATTCTGGGTAGCAAGGAACAGCTACAAGATATGACTGTCAAGTTACTCCAAGCAGCTTTTCCAGAAAAAGTTGTTCGCGTAATTGCTTACATCGGAGAAGTCATTGTAGAGACCTATGATCGCTTTTTGATGAGTCAGATTGTTGAGGCGGTGATTATCGGTCTGCTCGTTTTTGTCAGTTATTCGCTCTTTTCCATTCCATACGCTGGGATGGCAGGGATTTTGTCGGGGGTCTTATCTTTTGTGCCTTATATTGGTCCGCTTTCTGCCTGCCTTATTAGTGCCCTATTTGTATCCGTTCAAAATCCTTGGTTAGCCTTATGGTCTGTTGTATTGTTCCAAATTATCCAGTTAATTGAAGGAAATGTTATCTACCCTCGTGTAGTTGGGCAATCTGTTGGTTTGCCAACCTTGTTTACTTTGGCAGCTGCCTTAATTGGTGGAAATTTATTTGGACTCCTGGGCATGGTCTTTTTCACGCCAATCTTTGCAGTGATCTACCGTCTTGTCAGAGAATGGACCTATGCAAGGCTAGAAGCGAAAGAAACTGAAGGTCAAACGGCTAAGCAAAAGGGGTAA